The DNA region TTTCCAAATTTATCACTCGTGGAAAAGCAAACTTGGTGTGAGATGAGGAGCTGCAGTGGGAatcccagctgagcacagcaggtGCTGAGCTGGCAGTTTCACAGCAGATTGTGAAATTTGATCTCACAATGGGAAATGGAGCCACTCCTTGAGGGCAATATCTGGAAACATAATGGGGAGCCACCCTTCAAAGGTGATCCGGGTAATAATGGGGCTTAGAAACACTTTCTACCTGCTTTGCTTAGAAAATTATGAAAATTTTTAATGGTGTTACTGGTTTTTGCACAAGCACATTATATTTAGCTGTACCTCAACTGGTCCTGAGCTCAGACACACCCAAGGCACTAAactgcccagtgccaccaccactGCAGGTGGAAACTGGGCATGGAATTCTCCTTGTGTCCTGTTtgttcttctcttctcttctcttctcttctcttctcttctcttctcttctcttctcttctcttctcttctcttctcttctcttctcttctcttctcttctcttctcttctcttctcttctcttctcttctcttctcttctctcctcttctcttctctcctcttttctctctctctttctctcctccaGATTTTCACCCctattttttctggaatttggGCATTTTTACACCCTCTGAGTAACTTCCACTGCAGATAAATGTGGTAAATCTGTGCTCAGCCACGTTAATGAAGGTGGAACATCCAGAATTAATGCATTGGCCCCATGACACTCTGTGCTACTTGATGTCTCCCTCCTTTCTTCTTGAGATTGGCATAAAGATTGcacctgtgctcctgcaggtTCTTTATGCACACCACAGCCTCTGAATAATGTAGACTAATAGAAAAGACTTCAAAGAACCATAACAGAGTTTTaaaagggctggaaggagaggCCAGTGGGAAATGTTATAAGAATTCCACCTTTCCTGCTTAGCTAAGCAGTAATTTAGGAGGACATGTAAAGTCTACGGGAgaatttcaaagaaaacaaaaagcaaacaaaagcagAGCACACTGCCCTGATGCTGGAGACaaagggagagagaagggagaggCTCCCAGCAAATCATCTGCTCCAGTTTGGCATTTTTTAAGTCCTCAGACAGACGGTGAGCAGagtaataatgaaaatatttagagAGATTTGGGTGTTATTTGGTAGAGGtaaaagcagagggaaaggagagTGGTGTAGCAGTGACCTGAGCAAGTCATTATGTGATTGAAATCTGTTACCCAGGAGCTCATTAGCAGCAGAGAACAAATGCCTTTCCTTCTGGAGCTGTGGATATTCTGCTGGATCTCTATCTCACATCAAATTAAAACTCTGTCAAAGCCACAGGAGGATTAACACCACCAGGCTGTTCTTTCCAAGACAGAGATTTCCACAGCCACTGGAACCATCAGTGCTGAGGAATTAATGACCAGCAGACACCAGAATTATCTGGATCTTTGGAACTGGAAAAAAACTGCTGCAAGTCAGTGAATTTGGACGTGTTATGAATCAAAATCACACTGCACGCTGCCCTTATCTCCTAATAATTAGggttaataatatttttctttctctctaataattagagaaagaaaaattaaagatttTGAGGAGAACATACTGTTTTAGAGTAAAATTCCCCCATTTTCACTCTCATGGGACCAGCGTGGAGATCCCACCAGAGTGGGGTTTCAGAAATGCACTTTGTGCACCATTGAAGCAGGAAACAACAGAACAAAGGTTTCAGAGCAAACTTCAGGGGCACACATTGAGCAACTGCTCTGCCTGAACCCAACCTCATTTATGGCACCAGGAGATCGTTTTGGCAAAGTGCTTTTGGACATTTTTCAGTTTGGGTCATTAGGAATTTATCTGCTACTGAAAgtcagctccagcagaacagggGTGAGATATGGAACAGGATTACATAATAGGCTTTCACAAAGGAAAATCTTGGGCTGCACAGTCCAAGAAAATTTGACTCAGTAATAATAACAACATAATTGCTACTTTAAAGATAAGAGAAAATCAACTATGCTGATTTCTCTGATAATTTGAAGATATTGTAAATGAGAACATGGACAAGCAGTTGATACCTGGAGGACAGAAGCAGtgatttataattaaaaaaataaactctaGAAGGCAGGGATACATTAAAAAACACTTTAATTCAGTCATACATATTTTAGGACACAGGGATTCTCTCCTTTTCAAGGAAATGCCTTACCATGAACTTGCAGGCACCTGACATAAATAACACCGGGGTGGATGTTCTGGGAGAAAATTCATCTTTTACATTCCTAACAAGGGGACtgcaaataaatatatttcaaacGAGGAGGGGCTGACAGTGCTTTTTCTGTGATCACACAATACACAGCttgctgccagtgcccacagAGTATATAACAATCATGTACACCTTGAACATTTACACATATACAGGTggagagctgtgacagcacaAAATCAGGAGCTCAGAGTCTTTCTCCCTTCTTTTCCCTATTCACACCTCTCTCTTATTTTCTTGCTGCAGATTTCAGACTTACTGAAAAAGCACTGGGGGCAAACACCCCTGCAGAGGCAGAAAACCTAAAGGCGGGAGGGCTGGAAAGCCAAAAATCACCTCAATCCTCCTACAGAACCCAACAGCAACCAGGCAATTTCACTGCTGCTACCACTGGGAGGATTTTGCTTGTCCTTTTGCACAGAAGAGGCTTTTCTCTAAAGCTGTGTGGGTGagagccctgctctccctgcagctctgacaggagcactcctggctctgtgccctgcccaggtcACAGGCAGGTCCCTGTCCTGTTGGCCCACGAGGGGAAGGTCTGCAGCTGGAACAGGGATGAGGCCCAGGTGTTGATGGCCAGGGTGATGGTCAGAACTCCCAGGATGTTGAGCACAAACCCAGCTTTGGCCTAGAATTGGAAAAGAGAAAGGTTGTTAGCAGCTCTGAgcagtttttttccttccttgatGGTTAGGATGGTTTGCATGGCTTGATTTTCCCTTTGGTGTGTTTTTTCCACCAAATTATATTTAAGTTGGTTTTCTTCACAAATATAATTTGTATAAAGGGAAAGGTTTCCATTGGATAAAACTCTTAAAACTAGGAGTCCCAAATTTCTTTTATTCCACTTCTCTTCTGACCTGGTATTTCTCTCTAATGCTACTTTGAATTTCTTCTTGGATCAGCATTAATGCATCGACCCATGTTATAACTTATGGAAGATATCAGGAgacatggcactgctgtccTTGCATCTTTAGTGACTTCTTCAGTCTCTAAAGACTCAAGAGGGCACCCAGTGAGATGTGCCAGgctgttccctgtccctgcagaagGACAGCTCAGGTGacagggcccttggacaccctcATGCTCTACATTTGGGTTTTTCCAAGCAGTGAGACATTGACAGCTCTTATTATAAAATCTTCAAAAGGCCCTGGCTGTTCTTTAAAGGTTCATTAGCACCTTCCTAAGATTTTCAGAGTGTATTAGAGACAGTGTGACCCTTCATTAATGCACACACATCTTCTTTCCACTTGACATAAGCCAGGCACACTGACTTTTCTAACTCTCCAAAAAGAACCAGCATCAGGAAAAGATCAAACCTAGGGGtgaaaattctgggaaaaaaagagttatttttttttctcaccatATCAATAACCCTGAGCTGTCCATAGGAGAAGACAATGGCATTGGGAGGAGTTGCCACGGGGAGCATGAAGGCCAGAGATGCAGAGAGTGTGCAGGGCAGCATGACATAGAGAGGGTTGAGGCAAATTGCTTCAGCCTGTGCACAAAAAGAGAGCAGAGATGATGGGTTTGACACACAGAAATGCACAGAAATCTGGTTGTATTTGTCCATGTCAGAAGGCTCATTCTCCCCCAAACACTGCAGCCACTCATattttgctgctgcttcaggcaCTTCCAGCATCTTTACACAGCAAATGCAAGAATTGATTTTGTGGTCAGGGCTTTGTATAAATGGATAAATAATGCTTATATTCAGCTCCAAACCCTGGCTTTGGATTGGTAAAGAACAAAATTAAAGCACCAGGGGAGGCAGGTGAAGCTGTGGAGGTGAGAGCTTTGGTTTAGGGGCTGGCTGGACTCTGTGGCCTATGCAAAAAGATTTTGGAGGAGCTCATTCCAGTTTCTGTCTGGAACCAGCCTTTCACTTTGCAGAACTCtgtctgccccagcagcaggaatctCCTGTGGAAATGCAGAAGTCTGAATTAGGTCATGCTACCACCTTCAGAGGCTTCTGCAAGGCCTTGGTGGGGGTGAAATACAGTCATGGAATGTTGCAGGcaaggaaatgctgctgctgctgtctccgTGCAGAACAAATTGGAAAAAACAAGTACAGCTGGCAGTGACCTCATGTTTAGGCCAGAAGGCAAAATCTTCATATGCCAGCGAATTTAATCCCTTTGCTTTTCCCCAGCAATGGTTCCAGAAAGGTTGAATAAGCATGGTGTGTgttcctgtgtgcacacacagattTTTGTTTCACCCTGATGGGATACAGGAACCAGTGCTTGGCTTTGCCAGCAAGATGGATCACTTTAATTTTGGCAActgaggagctgaaagctgTCCTTATAAGAATATTTTGACATGCTGGGACTCACCATAGAAGCCAGAATGGGGAGGAAGAGGGTGGTGGTGGCCACATTGCTGGTGCACTCGGTGAAGGTGGCGATGAGGAGGCACAGGAGGAAGGCAATGGCTGGGTGAGGGATGTTCTGCAGAGGGGTCAGCTTGGTGCCCAGCCATGCAGACAGACCAgattcctgcagcagagcagagagggaggcCAGGTTGGAGAGGGAAGAGCCACATCAGGGTTCTGGGGCAGCTCTCATGCCAGCTCAGCCCTCCCTCCTCAGAGCAGTTCTCATGCAAACTGCAGGAAAACACAGCCAGGGCTCACAGACAGGATTGTCCAGTCAggtaaacaaaaaaaccccaacattatTTCCCATCCAAGGAATTGGAAAGTAGGAGATCCTGCATTTATATTGCACTATTGACAGCAAATAATTATTTCTCTGTTCAGATCATTACTTGTACATGATCAATATTCGAGGTGCTTTTTTATATATAAGCAAGGATATTTGAATTAAtttcctaaaatattttaatataaatctTATCAGATGCTGTAGTGATTTAATGTCATTTCATCACATTGTCTGAGATCTTGATAAAACTGTCTGAATCCTTTCACACCCTTCATCCTTGTCAGTcactgggaaggagcagcatcCTCCCTGTCATTCTGGcctttctgcagcagcttttaTATATTTGGTTAATTATTctaggaaaaaattaaattgattccttaaatatttccttttctaaaCATGTACTTTTCAATTTTAATGTTGATCTTTGAATTCTAAACTGGTATTTCTGGGCACTTGAAGCCTTTTAGAATTTCTTTATTGTCTatagatttaaaaaatggaTTATCTGTTCCATCACTTAAATCATTACTGAAAAATAATGTGTGGCACTGGACGTGAAGTTTCTCTAGCATGCTCTACATTTCTCTTCTAATAGCTGAATTTAAATCCTATTTCCATAAATCCTTGGTTTGAAATACTTTGGAGACCCCTCCTGGGTGAATCATCTCATCGTGCTGGCTGCACcaattacattttatttaaaagaaatttttaataaatttgttTGGGGCAGTTTATTAATCAGCCACTTTTCTAGAAACACAGCCAGTGGTGCTGCCCTGATTGGCACGGGGAACAAGCAGGATGTGATGCCAGCGCTCCAAGGATggtcccagtgccaggagctggggaaaAGGAGCATTTGATGCTCCGGGTGTGCCCTCTTGTGTCCTGGGAGAGCACGAGGAGCCGGTGGAGAAGGAGCCAGCCAggaaagcagagatcccaggtGAGCTGAGGGATGTTACCTCGCTGCCCTTGGCCAGGGCAAAGCCCCCTCCCAGCAGGAACACGATGTTCCAGGGCATCTTCTCCTGCACCACCTTCCAGTCCAGCAGGGGTGGAGGGGCCCGGAACTTTGCCCTGCCCCCTGGAACCCAGAAAAGAGATTTTGTGAAgccacaaaaacccccaaagaaaGGGAGAACTACTTGGGAGCTTGGTCTGAACATCAGGAATAACCTCTGTCAGCAAACTCTGGAATTATCTCCCGAAGCAAATGCTGGGAGCACCAGCAGCAATGGTTTTAAAACTTGACTTGCAAAAAGCTCTAAGGAATGATCTTTGCTGCTCCAAGAAGGTCAGTAGGAGGCAGGGAAGGGTGAGTTAAaggtgtggcagcagctccgggTGTTTCTGTTTAAGTTGTGTGCTCCCTCCTGAAGATTCCAGCTTGGAATCCTTCACAAATGGGGATAACAGGGGACAGGAACACTGCTGGGATAAGAGTTTCCTAAGTAGTTAATGAGAAACTGATTAGTTGATGAGTTCCTGAATAGTGGATTAGTTTCCTCATAAAATTACGAGAAACAGAGATTTTTATGTCACATGTGTTTTGCCAAACCTTAAGCACACAGCTGGAAGAGCACTTTGAAGTGTTATTTAATATTTGAAATTTCTGTAAACACAAAATGTGAACATTTCCCACACACCTATTCAGTCAGCTGATTTTTGGTGCTTCAGTGACTCACCTGTTTGCTCTTGGTCTCTGTCCTGGTTGGAGAAGCCAGAAGGGAGGATGAAGAGCAATATTGAGATGAAGAGGGCGACTGTAGCATCAGTGACATAGCTGCAGGAGAGCAGGCAGGAGTTTAGGTAGTTAGTATTATATAATACTAATATATTAGTATATTAGCTGTGATTCCAGCTGGATAAAATCCAGCCTGTTCCACTTTTATTCCAAGTGAGGACGAGAAGGGGATGGATAATACCTTGTGTTATCTTTGTTGAAGAGAACTGTTGCCCAGCCTGGGATGAACCCAGGTTCTCTTGTAAACCACAACACCACCAGGAGAACGAAGAGGATTAAAACTTCTATTTCTGCAAAGCTCATTTTGCCCAGTTTCTTGCTCTCTTCCTTGATGATTTCATAGGCCTGTTTCTCCTTAGCCTTGGCAGCAGGACTGACACCACAACCAAAATTCTTCTTAAAACTGGAAGAAAATGGATGAGAAATATCAGAGAAATTTGCCAGGTATCCAGAGAGTTAAGAACCCAAATTTATTCTCAATCATAATGTCTTTATATGCATTTAAATATGAATattgaaattaaatatattataatttGCAACCATGGTGAATAGGAGCTCATGTCTTGACAGGATGATCAGAAAGACAAGATGATCTTGTCCCTAAAAGCTCATTACTTTAATGTAAATAAGTGAGATATATGGatatgtgaggaaaaaaaaatgcagaatcacagaatggtttgtgttagAAGAGACTCTAAATTCCATTTCATTCCAATGAATGggaagggacaccttccactagaccaggacAATGTTAATGTGATTGACAAGGCTGTTTGATCACTTTGCTAGGAAGTAAAGAGTTGCCAAGCTttttaaaatgacagaaaatgaGAATTTGAAGGTGAAAAAGCATTTCAGGTGTTACAGCACTCTTTCCATGTAACATGAGGGAAGTTAGGATAACACAAAGATGAAAAGCTGAGTATTAAACAGGCAGGAAATGCAGGCTGGTTGTGTGGGGTGATGTGCTCCAGAACCAGCCCAGAACTAATCCTGTAGGTCTGAGGCAACCCTGGTCACAAAGGCATTTACAGCTCTCTGTGGAAATCAATTTCCTGCTTTGAGCACAGCAATCTCCTAGGACACGACAGCAATGCTGCAGAACAGGTCATGTGCACTCACAGCTCCCTGTTTTCATCTACAGGGCACATTTAGCTGGGATTTAATCAGATTCCTCAAAGGAAAAGCGCAGAATTTTAACAGGCACCAAGAGTGTGTTGTGGTCTCTGTTGTGTCAGGATTTTGCCACCTTCTGAGTGATTTTTCTCATTGATAAAGGATCACTGGTGTTGAATAAGTCCTGATCAGAGCCCCCAGGTGCATGGCAGGGCTCAGGGTACTCACTTGAAGCCCAGGTACAGGATCTGCAGCCAAATCCAGGCCAAAATCAGCAGCACCAGCATGGTGGGGAAGGCGAAGGAGAACCAGGAGGCAAAGTTGATGATGCCACCATTTTCTGGGAAGATGCTGGAAAATGCAGGTGGCTGTTAGCATCCAAAATTCCACACTCCCTTCTGTCATTCATTAATGAGCCAGAAAAGGGGAGGTTCTGTGGGGCCCACTGGGGAAGAGAAGCTCCCAGGAAAGGGACCAAAGtgacattttcctttctctgggagcCAGCTGGAGCAGAATGCTGCAGTTTGGAGGGTGTTTAATCCCAGACTTACTCATTAACTTGTCCTTGCAGCACCAGGTTTGGGGTTGTCCCAGTCAGAGTGGCAATCCCTCCAATGCTGGATGAGTAACAAATGCACAGGGACATTCCCTTGGACAGCTTCAAGTGCTTCTTCTCAagctcttcttttctctttctctcttcctcaATCACCACGACATGAGAATTACCTAGATCCCAAGGAAcagaagagctgcaggagctaTGTTGGACAGGAGAAGGCCTCGGGCCTGCAGAATTTAATATTTCAAGGCTAGGACACAATGGATTCAAAGCTGAAGGAACAAAGTTCCTCATTTTAAAGCTGGCATTGTTAATTTTTTGACCTTCTGCCCGTTTTCACTGGTTGTCTTGACAGAGAGCAGTTTTTCAGAGGGGAATTTGAAATGTGTGCTAAAGTTTGACACTTCCTTGTGAATGAGGGCAATGTCTGAACtgcacatggaggggagtgagGCAAAAATTCAGGGAATTGTAACAGATCTGGAGGAGCTGGGCTAAAAGGAGCTTTTCCTGCACCAGCACCtgtctgctggcactgagattTATGTTCAGAAACTCTGGAATCACCTCAAAAATGGGGACAGGGCAAGACAGCTGGTAAAGAGATATTCTTGCTTGATTGTGTACCTTTGGATTAGAAAGATCTTTTTAATCCCTAACCTTCCAGCTGGAAACAGGCCAGAAATTTTGCCTTGGGAATCCCCTATGATATGATAAGTTACACAGTGGATAATAATTGAACTGACATAAATATGCAGGGAAACAGCAAGCCTGATATAAAGGCTTCCCCTAGTGGAGAATTTGTACTTTTTTGGTCAGTTTGTTGAGTAGTTATgagctttttgtatttttgattTAACTTCAGCcaagtagtagtagtagtagtaatagtagtagtagtaataataactataataataataataataataataataataataataataataataataataataataatgtggtTTTGTCTGGTTCATGGAAGAGTCTCATCAGGGCTGTGTGGTGCAGTCAAAATGTTTTGGGGACAGTTTTCTTTTAGGATTTACTAGGAACTGCTATGACAGAAAGGCCATCCTCCATCACGATGAAGAAAAAGCCACTCCCAAGCCATTCACCTTTTTCCTCAGGCTCTTTGGAGCTCTCAGGtgacttttcctgcagctcaaAGGCCTTGTTGGTGTGTTCAGACACCTGGTCAGTGGTGCCAGACTCTGCTTCTGACTTGTGCAGCTGCTCCATCACAGCCTGGGCGATGGGGACCATCATGGCAGTGGTGGCTGTGTTGCTGATCCACATGGACAGGA from Zonotrichia albicollis isolate bZonAlb1 chromosome 22, bZonAlb1.hap1, whole genome shotgun sequence includes:
- the SLC13A2 gene encoding solute carrier family 13 member 2 isoform X2, translating into MALFWCTEALPLAVTALLPVLLFPLMNIMDSTTVCQEYLKDTNMLFLGGLVMAIAIETWNLHKRVALRVLLITGVRPALLLMGFMVVTAFLSMWISNTATTAMMVPIAQAVMEQLHKSEAESGTTDQVSEHTNKAFELQEKSPESSKEPEEKGNSHVVVIEEERKRKEELEKKHLKLSKGMSLCICYSSSIGGIATLTGTTPNLVLQGQVNDIFPENGGIINFASWFSFAFPTMLVLLILAWIWLQILYLGFNFKKNFGCGVSPAAKAKEKQAYEIIKEESKKLGKMSFAEIEVLILFVLLVVLWFTREPGFIPGWATVLFNKDNTSYVTDATVALFISILLFILPSGFSNQDRDQEQTGGRAKFRAPPPLLDWKVVQEKMPWNIVFLLGGGFALAKGSEESGLSAWLGTKLTPLQNIPHPAIAFLLCLLIATFTECTSNVATTTLFLPILASMAEAICLNPLYVMLPCTLSASLAFMLPVATPPNAIVFSYGQLRVIDMAKAGFVLNILGVLTITLAINTWASSLFQLQTFPSWANRTGTCL
- the SLC13A2 gene encoding solute carrier family 13 member 2 isoform X1 — encoded protein: MAFSWQAVLACRKYLIIVLVPLVFLPLPLVLPTKEALCGYVIIVMALFWCTEALPLAVTALLPVLLFPLMNIMDSTTVCQEYLKDTNMLFLGGLVMAIAIETWNLHKRVALRVLLITGVRPALLLMGFMVVTAFLSMWISNTATTAMMVPIAQAVMEQLHKSEAESGTTDQVSEHTNKAFELQEKSPESSKEPEEKGNSHVVVIEEERKRKEELEKKHLKLSKGMSLCICYSSSIGGIATLTGTTPNLVLQGQVNDIFPENGGIINFASWFSFAFPTMLVLLILAWIWLQILYLGFNFKKNFGCGVSPAAKAKEKQAYEIIKEESKKLGKMSFAEIEVLILFVLLVVLWFTREPGFIPGWATVLFNKDNTSYVTDATVALFISILLFILPSGFSNQDRDQEQTGGRAKFRAPPPLLDWKVVQEKMPWNIVFLLGGGFALAKGSEESGLSAWLGTKLTPLQNIPHPAIAFLLCLLIATFTECTSNVATTTLFLPILASMAEAICLNPLYVMLPCTLSASLAFMLPVATPPNAIVFSYGQLRVIDMAKAGFVLNILGVLTITLAINTWASSLFQLQTFPSWANRTGTCL